A genomic region of bacterium contains the following coding sequences:
- the galT gene encoding galactose-1-phosphate uridylyltransferase has product MSELRQDMISKEWVIVAPERARRPDDNHAPGTGRAAPPRRRPDCPFCTGNESSTPNALLSFPSDGPWRVRVVPNKFAALSYDAEFHHVWSGKFLRTGGYGAAEVVIESPRHDLSPAQMAPADLVLVLEAWQQRYQALMDDGRNHLITIFRNHGRQAGTSLEHPHSQIIATPVMPPTVRNQIDQAVRSFDTYGTCLFCTMIEAERAEGSRLVLETEHFTVFCPFASRSPFELRIFPRRHTCFYGAVTAEETRDLAGVLRATLGKLHRRLENPDYNLVVRSHPLESRANRHYHWHIEIVPRLGTTAGFELGTGVFINTLPPEDAAAVLRSAEPAEVLE; this is encoded by the coding sequence ATGTCCGAGTTGCGGCAGGACATGATCTCGAAGGAGTGGGTCATCGTCGCGCCCGAGCGCGCCAGGCGGCCGGACGACAACCACGCGCCGGGCACCGGGCGCGCCGCGCCGCCGCGCCGCCGTCCCGACTGCCCGTTCTGCACCGGCAACGAGAGCTCGACCCCCAACGCGCTGCTGAGCTTCCCCTCCGACGGCCCGTGGCGCGTGCGGGTGGTGCCGAACAAGTTCGCGGCGCTCTCGTACGACGCCGAGTTCCACCACGTCTGGAGCGGCAAGTTCCTGCGCACGGGCGGCTACGGCGCCGCCGAGGTCGTCATCGAGTCCCCGCGGCACGACCTCTCGCCGGCGCAGATGGCGCCCGCGGACCTCGTCCTCGTCCTCGAAGCGTGGCAGCAGCGCTACCAGGCGCTCATGGACGACGGGCGCAACCACCTGATCACGATCTTCCGCAATCACGGGCGGCAGGCCGGCACCTCGCTCGAACACCCGCACTCGCAGATCATCGCCACGCCGGTGATGCCGCCGACCGTGCGCAACCAGATCGACCAGGCCGTCCGCTCCTTCGACACCTACGGCACCTGCCTCTTCTGCACGATGATCGAGGCCGAGCGGGCCGAGGGCTCGCGCCTCGTCCTCGAGACCGAGCACTTCACGGTCTTCTGTCCATTCGCGTCGCGCTCGCCGTTCGAGCTGCGGATCTTCCCGCGCCGGCACACGTGCTTCTACGGCGCCGTCACGGCCGAGGAGACCCGGGACCTCGCGGGCGTGCTGCGCGCCACGCTCGGGAAGCTCCACCGGCGGCTCGAGAACCCGGACTACAACCTCGTCGTGCGCTCGCACCCTCTGGAGTCGCGCGCGAACCGCCACTACCACTGGCACATCGAGATCGTCCCCCGGCTCGGGACCACGGCGGGCTTCGAGCTG